The DNA segment ACAAAATTCAGCAAGGCGATCGCATTGAATCAGCTAAAGTTACTCAAGGTGCAGAAAATCTCAAAAATCCTGAGTAAGAGGGAGTAGGGAGTGGGGAGTGGGGAGTAGGGGAAAGAAGCAGGGGAGGGGGGCGCAGGGGGGAAGAAACTGTTTAATCCCAATCCCTTATCCCCAGTTCCCAGTCCCCAATCCCCAATTCTGAAATGGTTTTTATCACTGGTATCGGTTTAGTCTCAGCTTTAGGCACAAGCTTAGAGGATAGCTGGCAAAATTTAATCGTAGGTAAATCTGGTATTCAGTGGTATCAACCATTTGCAGAACTGGAAACATATCCTCTGGGGTTGATTGGGACACAACCTGCTGAATTAAAAAGTTTGACTCGGTTGGTTGTCGCTGCTGCATTAACAGACGCTGAATTAGTTTCACCTTTACCTGATTGTGCTGTGGTTATTGGTTCAAGTCGCAGTCATCAAGGCGCTTGGGAATCACTGGCGCGACAAATGTATGGGAATCATCGCCCCCAAACAGCTTTAAATAGTGGGGATGTAGTTTTAGAGAATTGGTTAGATTTTTTACCTCATACTAATGCGATCGCAACTGCTCGACAAATTGGTGCATCTGGTATAGTTTTAGCACCGATGGCTGCGTGTGCTACTGGTATTTGGGCGATCGCTCAAGCGGCTTTACTAATTGAAAGTGGGCAATGTCAACGTGCGATCGCCGGTGCTGTAGAAGCTCCCATTACACCCCTCACCTTGTCAGGGTTTCAACAAATGGGCGCTTTGGCAAAAACTGGGGCTTATCCCTTTGATTTGCACCGAGAAGGTTTAGTATTAGGTGAAGGTGCGGCGGTGTTTGTCTTGGAATCGGCAGAATTAGCACAGCAACGCCAAGCTAAAATTTATGGTAAGATTCTTGGCTTTGGCTTGACAGCAGACGCATATCATGGTAATGTGCCAGAACCAAATGGGAAAAGTGCGATCGCCGCGATTCAGCAATGTTTAAAACGCAGTTCCCTAACACCATCTGATATTGATTACATTCACGCTCATGGTACAGCCACTCTCCTCAATGACAGAGTAGAGAGTAAAATTATACAAAATATATTTCCCCAAAAAGTCGCAATAAGTTCGACCAAAGGGGCTACAGGACATACATTAGGAGCATCGGGAGCTTTAGGTGTGGCATTTTCGCTTTTAGCCATGCAGCAAAAAATATTACCACCTTGCGTAGGATTACATACACCAGAATTTGATTTAAATTTGGTAATGGCGGCGCGTGAAAGTGCAGTGCAGAGAGTATTATGTTTCAGCTTTGGCTTTGGTGGTCAAAATGCTGCGATTTCATTGAGTAATCATGATTAGTTGAGTCGGACAAGTCTTCGGTTTTGCAACCTACCAAGCTATCCGACTCAGTTTTATATTCGGAGGTCGTCACCTTCCTCACTGGGAAAGGTCTGGACTCCCGATTGTACGCCCGATAAATTCCCATTTATCAGCTCTGACCTTTGGGAGCGCTCACGCAACCACACACACCAACCGAAAACCAATATTGTTGTTACGATTCGCGCGCGCGTTCCTATTGCGATTAGCAGAACGGCAATTCCTGGCATTGTTGTTCCAAGAACCGCCACGCAGCAGCTAAAAGTGCCAATCCCATCCTCAAATTCTCAACTCAATGAGAAATTTGATTAAATGTAGTGTATAATAGATTTTATATCAAGACACCATATTTGATAAAAAAATTTTTTCCGCCGCTAGGCGGGGAAAGAAGTGAAAAGAATAAGAAGTGCAGAGGGCAAAAGGGCAAGAGAGCAAAGTGAAAGGAGTCCTCACGCAACCACACACACCAACCGAAAACCAACAACGTAGCTACGATGCGCGAGCCCGACCCTACCGCGAGGAGCAGAACGGCAATTCCAGGCATAGCTGTTCCAAGAACCGCCACGCAGTGGCTTTATGTTACTATCGCTACCATCTAACCACGGAGTACCGTCTATGGGCGCGCCTTGGTAGCTACTATTATATATATCTTGACACCATTCAAATATATTACCATGCATATCGTGCAAACCGAAAGAGTTTGGCGGAAAATTTCCTACATTTGTTGTTTGATCACGATATTCACCTTTTGGGGCTGAGGCGTAGGGATAGTTACCGTAGTAGTTAACTAAATCTGTGGTAATCGTTTCACCAAAATAGAAGGGTGTAACTGTTCCCGCACGACAAGCATATTCCCATTCAGCTTCACTGGGTAGCCTATAAATTTTTCCTGTCTTCTGACTCAATTTTTGACAAAATTCTATCGCATCATCCCAGCTTACTTGTTCTACAGGTCGTTTATCACCTTTAAAATGAGCAGGATTTGTTCCCATAATGGCTTGATACTGTGCCTGAGTAACTGGATATCTACCCATAGAGAACCCAGAAACATTTACCTGATACTGGGGACCTTCATTGTCGCCCCGTTTTGCTTCCTCTGCTGGTGAACCCATTGTAAATGTCCCCCCTGGTATCTGCACCATTTCCAATGAGACACCATTTCCTAAATTTTCTGCAAAGTATTTTGCTTGCAGGTTGCGGCGGTTGGTAATGCTTCCCTGTGCATTCACAGTCACAGTTTCAAATGAAAAGGTTTCTAAGCTATTTGAGGGAGTGGGAGGTTCGAAAGGAGAAGGATTTTCTACAACTGCTGGTGGAATTTCACTTGTCACCGGAGTTGTAGTAGTAATATCTCCAGAATCAGAGGGAAATAACAACCGATTCCCGATAACAGCCAAACCAAATCCCCCAGCTAACCATCCCGCAGTTTTAATTACCTGACGGCGTGACAAATCAGATGTTGGTTGTGGCTGTGGCTGTAGTACTGACGGTGGAGGTGATGGTCGTCGTTGTGGCGGTGATGGTGGATTTAATTGTGTCGGTGCTATCTGTGGCGGTGGCTGTGACGGCTGGAGGGCTTGCAAAGCGGACTCTGCTGAAAAATATCTATCCCGAAAGTGATAAGTCACCATCTTATCTAAAACTCCTGCCAGTTTCTCACTGACATTTGCACAATTGCGCCAAATCACTTCACCATCGGTGGGGTCTTTTGGTAAGTCTTGGGGTTGTATTCCAGTTAAAGCATAAATTCCCAACATCCCCACTGCGTAAACATCGCTGGATAATTTCGGTTGTCCTGCTGCTTGTTCACTTGGCATATAGCCAAGACTCCCAATAGTAACGCTAACACTGGTTTGACCTTGGCTATTCACCATCATGGTGTTAATTTCTTTAACTGCACCAAAGTCAATTAGCACTATCTTCCTATCTTGACGACGACGCATTAAATTCTGGGGCTTGATGTCGCGGTGGATGATATTTTTTTGGTGAACTACTGCTAATATTTCCAGAATTTCCTGTAAGAGTTTAGTGACTTCTGTTTCACTTAACTTTTTACCAGGACTGATTTCTTTGCTTAAGTCCTGTCCATCTACAAATTCTTGGACTAGATAAAATTCACCCTGTTCTTCAAAGTGGGCAAATAGTCTGGGTATCTGGTCGCTATCATTACCTAAACGATATAAAACTTGCGCTTCGCTATCAAATAATCTTCTAACGGTTTGTAATACTGCGGGGTCAGAATTAGGCTTGAGGTGTTTGACTACACACTTGAGATGGTTGGGTAAGTCTATATCTTCTGCTAAATAGGTGTCGCCAAATCCGCCACTTCCTAAAATGTAGATGATTTTATAGCGTTGACGGAGGATTGTACCAGTCGTAGGCATGATTTTTGACTTGGCGCTGGGGAATTGAGCTTTATTGTGCCAAATTTATAGGTAATAAAGCAAGCACCTAGCCCTAGCAATTGGAAAAACCAACGCTAAACCTAACCCCCTAACCCCCTTCCCTACGAGGGAAGGGGGAAAATTCAAAGCCTCTCCCCTTGTAGGCTACGGTGTACACACAAGTCTTATCAAGTTACCTAACAGCGTTTTGATCCCCTTGAGAAGGGGGGAACTAGAATCAAAGTCCCCCTTTTTAAGGGGGATTTAGGGGGA comes from the Nodularia sp. NIES-3585 genome and includes:
- a CDS encoding beta-ketoacyl-ACP synthase, encoding MVFITGIGLVSALGTSLEDSWQNLIVGKSGIQWYQPFAELETYPLGLIGTQPAELKSLTRLVVAAALTDAELVSPLPDCAVVIGSSRSHQGAWESLARQMYGNHRPQTALNSGDVVLENWLDFLPHTNAIATARQIGASGIVLAPMAACATGIWAIAQAALLIESGQCQRAIAGAVEAPITPLTLSGFQQMGALAKTGAYPFDLHREGLVLGEGAAVFVLESAELAQQRQAKIYGKILGFGLTADAYHGNVPEPNGKSAIAAIQQCLKRSSLTPSDIDYIHAHGTATLLNDRVESKIIQNIFPQKVAISSTKGATGHTLGASGALGVAFSLLAMQQKILPPCVGLHTPEFDLNLVMAARESAVQRVLCFSFGFGGQNAAISLSNHD
- a CDS encoding SUMF1/EgtB/PvdO family nonheme iron enzyme; protein product: MLRGGSWNNNARNCRSANRNRNARANRNNNIGFRLVCVVA
- a CDS encoding bifunctional serine/threonine-protein kinase/formylglycine-generating enzyme family protein, producing the protein MPTTGTILRQRYKIIYILGSGGFGDTYLAEDIDLPNHLKCVVKHLKPNSDPAVLQTVRRLFDSEAQVLYRLGNDSDQIPRLFAHFEEQGEFYLVQEFVDGQDLSKEISPGKKLSETEVTKLLQEILEILAVVHQKNIIHRDIKPQNLMRRRQDRKIVLIDFGAVKEINTMMVNSQGQTSVSVTIGSLGYMPSEQAAGQPKLSSDVYAVGMLGIYALTGIQPQDLPKDPTDGEVIWRNCANVSEKLAGVLDKMVTYHFRDRYFSAESALQALQPSQPPPQIAPTQLNPPSPPQRRPSPPPSVLQPQPQPTSDLSRRQVIKTAGWLAGGFGLAVIGNRLLFPSDSGDITTTTPVTSEIPPAVVENPSPFEPPTPSNSLETFSFETVTVNAQGSITNRRNLQAKYFAENLGNGVSLEMVQIPGGTFTMGSPAEEAKRGDNEGPQYQVNVSGFSMGRYPVTQAQYQAIMGTNPAHFKGDKRPVEQVSWDDAIEFCQKLSQKTGKIYRLPSEAEWEYACRAGTVTPFYFGETITTDLVNYYGNYPYASAPKGEYRDQTTNVGNFPPNSFGLHDMHGNIFEWCQDIYNSSYQGAPIDGTPWLDGSDSNIKPLRGGSWNSYAWNCRSAPRGRVGLAHRSYVVGFRLVCVVA